A single Paratractidigestivibacter faecalis DNA region contains:
- a CDS encoding DUF4143 domain-containing protein, giving the protein MSITPNREEQAGREMGKRLLAVATAAALLAPSVQPAPAGAVPANGATGDASSNRRVEPNAKKAPATAAEAKAQLDAAQKTADDAQRAYDVAAAAAAEANGTYDDAYVAARSIDDARIEQREVDQTYTADMTDPDNGISGLAARKVWRSIPSQLLRSSTKKFKYSEAERGGRRAKLIEPLDWLEAAGIISINALTDCAEAPLVPYDDTEGSFFKVYLSDTGLMFYKLGVNPRLWLESQEQGLPLGSSDFRGALAENSVMQALRSNNLQTYVCVLSRTP; this is encoded by the coding sequence ATGAGCATCACTCCGAATCGTGAAGAGCAGGCTGGTCGCGAGATGGGCAAGCGCCTTCTGGCAGTGGCAACGGCGGCCGCGCTGCTGGCGCCGAGCGTCCAGCCCGCGCCTGCCGGGGCCGTGCCCGCCAATGGCGCGACGGGTGACGCCAGCTCAAACCGCCGGGTAGAGCCCAACGCCAAGAAAGCTCCCGCAACGGCTGCCGAGGCCAAGGCGCAGCTTGACGCCGCCCAGAAGACCGCCGATGACGCGCAGAGGGCCTATGACGTCGCCGCGGCTGCGGCGGCCGAGGCCAACGGGACCTATGACGACGCCTATGTGGCAGCAAGGTCAATCGACGACGCTCGAATCGAGCAGCGCGAGGTCGACCAGACGTACACCGCTGACATGACAGACCCAGATAATGGAATCAGCGGCCTTGCCGCTCGAAAGGTGTGGCGGTCGATTCCCTCGCAGCTTCTCCGTTCGTCGACTAAAAAATTCAAATACTCTGAGGCCGAGCGCGGTGGACGCCGCGCAAAGCTCATTGAACCGCTGGATTGGCTTGAGGCAGCGGGAATCATTTCCATCAACGCCTTGACCGACTGCGCCGAGGCGCCGCTCGTTCCCTACGATGACACGGAGGGTAGCTTCTTCAAGGTGTACCTGTCCGATACGGGTCTCATGTTCTACAAGCTCGGAGTCAACCCACGTCTTTGGTTGGAGTCTCAGGAGCAGGGGCTGCCTCTGGGGTCCTCTGACTTCAGAGGTGCGCTGGCGGAGAATTCCGTCATGCAGGCGCTGAGGTCAAATAATCTACAGACTTACGTTTGCGTCTTGTCACGGACCCCTTGA
- a CDS encoding tRNA dihydrouridine synthase, with the protein MILSLAPMEGATGHVFRRVHAECFGALDRYYTPFVAPPQVGKGFVGRAKKELDPVVNEGLDVVPQLLTRDADRFVWAAGLLEQMGYREVNLNAGCPSGTVVSKGKGAGFLREPRELEAFLQDVCERSPLPVSVKTRIGVERDDEYGEVLAAYCRCPLAELIVHPRLRVDAYRGTARWEPYGRTLEEAPFAVAYNGDIFDVDDFKRLTSAYPQTRHVMLGRGVLGNPALPRVLCGGAPLAADELRRFHDALFAAYEEEMGGNAVMRMKEWWLYASCAFADEKSVRRRVRSARKVGEYQTAVESIFSGEKFLPSARHRG; encoded by the coding sequence ATGATTCTTTCGCTTGCCCCCATGGAGGGGGCCACGGGGCACGTGTTCAGGCGTGTCCACGCCGAGTGCTTTGGCGCGCTCGACCGCTACTACACGCCGTTTGTGGCTCCGCCGCAGGTGGGCAAGGGGTTTGTCGGCCGCGCCAAGAAGGAGCTGGACCCCGTGGTCAACGAGGGGCTGGACGTGGTCCCCCAACTGCTGACCCGTGACGCCGACCGCTTTGTGTGGGCGGCCGGTCTTCTGGAGCAGATGGGCTATCGCGAGGTCAACCTCAACGCGGGCTGCCCCTCGGGCACCGTGGTCTCCAAGGGCAAGGGTGCGGGCTTCCTGCGGGAGCCGCGGGAGCTGGAGGCGTTTCTGCAGGACGTGTGCGAGAGGTCGCCCCTGCCGGTCTCGGTCAAGACGCGCATCGGCGTGGAGAGGGACGACGAGTACGGGGAGGTCCTGGCCGCCTACTGCCGCTGTCCCCTGGCGGAGCTGATCGTGCACCCGAGGCTGCGGGTGGACGCCTATCGGGGGACGGCGCGCTGGGAGCCCTATGGGCGCACGCTGGAGGAGGCGCCCTTTGCCGTGGCCTACAACGGAGACATCTTTGATGTCGATGACTTCAAGCGCCTGACCAGCGCGTATCCGCAGACGCGCCATGTGATGCTGGGCCGCGGCGTGCTTGGCAACCCCGCCCTGCCGCGCGTGCTTTGCGGCGGCGCGCCGCTTGCGGCCGACGAGCTGCGGCGCTTTCACGACGCGCTGTTTGCCGCCTACGAGGAGGAGATGGGCGGCAACGCGGTAATGCGCATGAAGGAGTGGTGGCTCTACGCCAGCTGCGCGTTCGCTGACGAGAAGTCCGTCCGGCGCAGGGTGAGGTCCGCCCGCAAGGTGGGGGAGTACCAGACCGCCGTGGAGTCCATCTTTTCTGGCGAGAAGTTCCTCCCGTCGGCGAGGCATCGCGGGTAG
- a CDS encoding VirD4-like conjugal transfer protein, CD1115 family, translating to MNIDKNADVLAAPANPRAAYAGELLLTANHSASTDAWQTGLNNNVLVLGCSGGGKTRNHLVPNLLQCQGSYVVLDGKGSLYDELAPYLRANGYQVDQLDFTREGAGTVGYDPLAHVRWSHGRPNTQDVIAVANAVCSAEDMGSDPFWGHAAANYLASYVAYVLEAMPERSCNMASVVRVFEQAADGHAGELFEDLEHDNPSSFAVSLYRRARATGRAEKMHASIMGIIAADILPFSHEAAMASYERPQQVDFAALGHKKCALFVTMDDLDHSMTALTSLFVRQAFCSLCDEADASEGGRLPVPVRFMLDDFANLRLPDFDDVLSVIRSREISCTVVCQTVSQLEARYGEASANSIVGNCDRHLVLAFQDERTARYFSTRAGRMPTTLLETPQGTWWLFCRGQKGVADGAYQLERHPRYQDFCEKRDHARAQAEEVLSLWEVEELFAEWDARLAQERAEEAAF from the coding sequence ATGAACATCGACAAGAACGCAGACGTCCTCGCCGCCCCCGCCAACCCGCGCGCCGCCTATGCCGGCGAGCTGCTCCTCACCGCCAACCACTCCGCCAGCACGGACGCCTGGCAGACCGGCCTCAACAACAATGTGCTGGTGCTGGGCTGCTCCGGCGGGGGAAAGACCAGGAACCATCTGGTGCCCAACCTGCTCCAGTGTCAGGGGTCCTACGTGGTCCTTGACGGCAAGGGGTCGCTCTACGACGAGCTCGCACCGTACCTGCGCGCCAACGGCTACCAGGTGGACCAGCTAGACTTCACTCGCGAGGGCGCGGGCACCGTGGGCTACGACCCGCTGGCGCACGTCCGCTGGAGCCACGGCCGTCCCAACACGCAGGACGTCATTGCGGTGGCAAACGCCGTCTGTTCGGCCGAGGACATGGGCAGCGACCCCTTCTGGGGCCACGCCGCCGCCAACTACCTGGCCAGCTACGTGGCCTACGTCCTTGAGGCAATGCCCGAGCGCTCCTGCAACATGGCATCGGTGGTGCGCGTCTTCGAGCAGGCGGCAGACGGCCACGCGGGCGAGCTCTTTGAAGACCTGGAGCACGACAACCCGAGCAGCTTTGCCGTCTCGCTCTACCGACGCGCCCGCGCCACGGGCCGGGCGGAGAAGATGCACGCGAGCATCATGGGCATCATTGCCGCGGACATCCTGCCCTTCTCGCACGAGGCCGCCATGGCAAGCTACGAGCGCCCCCAGCAGGTCGACTTTGCCGCGCTCGGCCACAAGAAGTGCGCCCTCTTTGTGACCATGGACGACCTCGACCACAGCATGACTGCGCTGACCAGCCTGTTTGTGCGCCAGGCGTTCTGCTCGCTGTGCGACGAGGCCGACGCCTCCGAGGGAGGCCGGCTGCCCGTGCCGGTCCGCTTCATGCTGGACGACTTTGCCAACCTGCGCCTGCCGGACTTTGACGACGTGCTCTCCGTCATCCGCAGCAGGGAGATCAGCTGCACCGTGGTCTGTCAGACGGTGAGCCAGCTGGAGGCGCGCTACGGCGAGGCCTCGGCCAACTCCATCGTGGGCAACTGCGACCGCCATCTAGTGCTGGCCTTCCAGGACGAGCGCACCGCGCGCTACTTCTCCACTCGCGCGGGTCGCATGCCCACCACGCTGCTCGAGACGCCCCAGGGCACCTGGTGGCTGTTCTGCCGCGGCCAGAAGGGCGTGGCAGACGGGGCGTACCAGCTGGAGAGGCACCCCCGCTACCAGGACTTCTGCGAGAAGCGCGACCATGCTCGGGCGCAGGCCGAGGAGGTGCTCAGCCTGTGGGAGGTCGAGGAGCTCTTTGCCGAGTGGGATGCCCGCCTGGCGCAGGAGCGCGCCGAGGAGGCGGCGTTCTAG
- a CDS encoding excinuclease ABC subunit UvrA produces MEKSQAKNPDRIDHIEVRGARVHNLKNVSVDIPLGELVGVAGVSGSGKSSLALGVLYAEGSRRYLEALSTYTRRRISQAGKAAVDDVRYVPAALALRQRPAVPGVRSTFGTSSELLNSLRLLFSRVGSHVCPHCGAYVPPSLNVAAELPLTCPECGQKFRGPGAEELAFNSGGACPICGGTGVARTVNRAALVPDESKSIDEGAVVVWGSLMWDLMKQVCGAMGVRTDVPFCELTPEERAIVFDGPAEKRHILYKAKKGDNFAELDFTYFNAVRTVENSLAKAKDEKGLKRVAKFLVEGPCPDCGGTRLSAAARGPLVRGINLAEATQMTLDEACAWVAGVPESLPAEMRPMAASICESFQSTARRLLELGLGYLSLDRAGSTLSTGERQRVQLARSVRNRTTGVLYVMDEPSIGLHPANVDGLLGVMRDLIADGNSVVMVDHDTRILAAADHLVEMGPAAGAGGGTVVAQGGVDEVAACPESLIGPYLSGEKRVGARPRTEADDMFGLGRIHLESSGLHTVRPLCVDVPKGRLVAVTGVSGSGKTTLVLETLVPALAAAAAGEPLPAHVTALDAAGVSRANLIDATPIGTNVRSTVATYCGVLDDLRRAYARTDAAREAGYKAGDFSYNTGRLRCPTCDGTGQISLDVQFLPDVDIDCPDCRASRYGTAAAGVRRVEKGTDGPGLSLPELMALSVDEALPHVADLKRAREKLQTLHDLGLGYLTLGEATPALSGGEAQRLKLASEMGRGQADAVFVFDEPTIGLHPRDVETLLGVFQRLVDQGATVVVVEHDLDFIANADWVIDMGPGGGEAGGRVVACGTPEQVATCPQSVTGRYLG; encoded by the coding sequence ATGGAGAAGAGCCAGGCCAAGAACCCCGACCGCATCGACCACATCGAGGTACGCGGCGCGCGCGTGCACAACCTCAAGAACGTGAGCGTGGACATCCCGCTGGGGGAGCTGGTGGGCGTGGCCGGCGTCTCCGGATCCGGCAAGAGCTCGCTGGCCCTGGGCGTGCTCTACGCCGAGGGCTCGCGCCGCTACCTGGAGGCCCTCTCCACCTACACGCGCCGGCGCATCTCGCAGGCGGGCAAGGCCGCGGTCGACGACGTCCGCTACGTTCCGGCGGCGCTGGCCCTCCGCCAGCGCCCGGCGGTTCCCGGCGTGCGCTCCACCTTTGGCACCTCGAGCGAGCTTCTCAACAGCCTGCGCCTGCTCTTCTCGCGCGTGGGCAGCCACGTGTGCCCGCACTGCGGCGCCTACGTGCCGCCGAGCCTCAACGTGGCGGCCGAGCTGCCCCTGACCTGTCCCGAATGCGGCCAGAAGTTCCGCGGCCCCGGCGCCGAGGAGCTGGCCTTCAACAGCGGCGGCGCCTGCCCCATCTGCGGCGGCACCGGCGTGGCCCGCACCGTCAACCGCGCGGCGCTGGTGCCCGACGAGAGCAAGTCCATAGACGAGGGCGCCGTGGTGGTGTGGGGCTCGCTCATGTGGGACCTCATGAAGCAGGTCTGCGGCGCCATGGGCGTGCGCACCGACGTGCCCTTCTGCGAGCTCACGCCCGAGGAGCGCGCCATCGTCTTTGACGGCCCCGCCGAGAAGCGCCACATCCTGTACAAGGCCAAGAAGGGCGACAACTTTGCCGAGCTGGACTTCACCTACTTCAACGCCGTGCGCACCGTGGAGAACTCCCTTGCCAAGGCAAAGGACGAGAAGGGCCTGAAGCGCGTGGCAAAGTTCCTGGTTGAGGGCCCGTGCCCGGACTGCGGTGGCACGCGACTCTCGGCCGCGGCGCGAGGCCCCCTCGTGCGCGGCATCAACCTGGCAGAGGCCACGCAGATGACGCTTGACGAGGCCTGTGCCTGGGTGGCGGGCGTGCCGGAGAGCCTACCCGCCGAGATGCGTCCCATGGCGGCCTCCATCTGCGAGTCCTTCCAGTCCACGGCGCGGCGGCTCCTTGAGCTTGGCCTGGGCTACCTCTCGCTTGACCGCGCGGGCTCCACGCTCTCCACGGGCGAGCGGCAGCGCGTCCAGCTGGCGCGCTCCGTGCGCAACCGCACCACGGGCGTGCTCTACGTCATGGACGAGCCCTCCATTGGCCTGCACCCGGCCAACGTGGACGGCCTTCTGGGCGTGATGCGGGACCTCATTGCGGACGGCAACTCCGTGGTCATGGTCGACCACGACACGCGCATCCTCGCGGCGGCCGATCACCTGGTGGAGATGGGCCCGGCGGCGGGCGCGGGCGGCGGAACCGTGGTGGCGCAGGGTGGCGTGGACGAGGTGGCCGCGTGCCCGGAGTCCCTCATCGGCCCGTACCTGAGCGGCGAGAAGCGCGTGGGGGCCCGGCCGAGGACCGAGGCGGACGACATGTTTGGCCTGGGGCGCATTCACCTTGAGTCGAGCGGTCTCCACACGGTGAGGCCACTTTGCGTGGACGTTCCCAAGGGGCGTCTTGTGGCCGTGACGGGCGTCTCCGGCTCCGGAAAGACCACGCTCGTGCTCGAGACGCTCGTTCCCGCGCTTGCGGCCGCGGCGGCGGGCGAGCCGCTGCCCGCCCACGTGACGGCGCTTGACGCCGCGGGCGTCTCGCGCGCCAACCTCATAGACGCCACGCCCATCGGCACCAACGTGCGCTCCACGGTGGCAACCTACTGCGGCGTCCTCGACGACCTGCGCCGGGCCTACGCGCGCACGGACGCCGCGCGCGAGGCGGGCTACAAGGCCGGGGACTTCTCGTACAACACGGGCCGCCTGCGCTGCCCGACCTGCGACGGCACGGGACAGATATCGCTTGACGTGCAGTTTCTGCCCGACGTGGACATCGACTGTCCGGACTGCCGCGCAAGCCGCTACGGCACCGCGGCCGCAGGCGTTCGGCGCGTGGAGAAGGGCACGGACGGCCCGGGCCTCAGCCTGCCGGAGCTCATGGCCCTCTCCGTGGATGAGGCCCTGCCGCACGTGGCCGATCTCAAGCGCGCCCGCGAGAAGCTCCAGACCCTGCACGACCTGGGCCTGGGCTACCTCACGCTGGGGGAGGCCACGCCTGCGCTCTCTGGCGGCGAGGCCCAGCGCCTCAAGCTCGCTAGCGAGATGGGTCGCGGCCAGGCGGACGCCGTCTTTGTGTTTGACGAGCCGACCATCGGCCTGCACCCGCGCGACGTGGAGACCCTCCTGGGCGTGTTCCAGCGCCTGGTGGACCAGGGGGCTACCGTCGTGGTCGTGGAGCACGACCTTGACTTCATAGCCAACGCGGACTGGGTCATAGACATGGGCCCGGGCGGCGGCGAGGCCGGCGGTCGCGTGGTGGCCTGCGGCACCCCCGAGCAGGTTGCCACCTGCCCCCAGAGCGTCACTGGGCGCTACCTGGGCTAG
- the sdaAA gene encoding L-serine ammonia-lyase, iron-sulfur-dependent, subunit alpha, which produces MTQMSAFEVLGPIMIGPSSSHTAGALRCAQTALALCAGEPASVTFTLWNSFAHTYRGHGTDRALLGGILGFDTDDERIRDSFQIADERGLAYRFAIGGDDPALHPNTVDIAITESGGGTLEVRGESLGGGRVRLCRINGVSVDILGEYETVFVSHRDVPGALASIIACVADDGVNIAFMKTYRSERGGMAYTVLEMDDAPADAVLQRLSQLAPVTSARRIHIPGATRPGGEGSSPYLFANGRELLDLCEKHGTSIGAVMRLREESLFSPGFDERMAHVLQVMRESSTRAIENPRPSLGGFIGGEARLLSQASGTAASSLVGAPLTQAVTRAMAVLEQNATMGVIVAAPTAGSSGVVPGCVISAGEALGAGEKDVQQALWCAAAVGMLLSRNASVAGAEGGCQAEVGSAAAMAAAALAQMLGGTPEQALNASSIALGNLLGLACDPIGGLVEAPCQNRNAIGVACAFTATQLSLAGIKAPVSFDEAADAMLRVGRMLPLELRETALGGLATCPSVCSACGACA; this is translated from the coding sequence ATGACGCAGATGTCCGCCTTCGAGGTCCTTGGCCCCATCATGATCGGCCCCTCGAGCTCCCACACGGCCGGCGCCCTGCGCTGCGCCCAGACGGCCCTCGCGCTGTGCGCCGGCGAGCCCGCCTCCGTCACCTTCACGCTGTGGAACAGCTTCGCCCACACCTACCGCGGCCACGGCACCGATCGCGCACTTCTCGGCGGCATCCTGGGCTTTGACACCGACGACGAGCGCATTCGCGACTCGTTCCAGATTGCCGACGAGCGCGGCCTGGCCTACCGCTTTGCCATCGGCGGGGACGACCCGGCCCTGCACCCCAACACCGTCGACATCGCCATCACAGAGTCCGGCGGCGGCACGCTCGAGGTCCGCGGCGAGAGCCTGGGCGGCGGCCGCGTTCGCCTCTGCCGCATCAACGGCGTCTCCGTGGACATCCTGGGCGAGTACGAGACGGTCTTTGTCTCCCACCGAGACGTGCCCGGGGCACTGGCCAGCATCATCGCCTGCGTGGCGGACGACGGCGTGAACATCGCCTTCATGAAGACCTATCGCTCCGAGCGCGGCGGCATGGCCTACACCGTACTGGAGATGGACGACGCCCCGGCAGACGCCGTTCTGCAGCGGCTCTCCCAGCTCGCGCCCGTCACCTCCGCGCGGCGCATCCACATCCCCGGCGCCACCCGTCCCGGCGGCGAGGGCAGCTCGCCCTACCTGTTTGCCAACGGCCGCGAGCTGCTGGACCTCTGCGAGAAGCACGGTACTAGCATCGGCGCGGTCATGCGCCTGCGCGAGGAGTCGCTCTTCTCGCCTGGGTTTGACGAGCGCATGGCCCACGTGCTCCAGGTGATGCGCGAGTCCTCCACCCGCGCCATCGAGAACCCCCGGCCGTCGCTCGGCGGCTTCATCGGCGGAGAGGCGCGGCTGCTGTCCCAGGCGTCCGGCACCGCCGCGTCCTCGCTCGTGGGCGCCCCGCTCACGCAGGCCGTCACGCGCGCCATGGCCGTCCTCGAGCAGAACGCCACCATGGGCGTCATCGTGGCGGCACCCACCGCAGGCTCCTCGGGCGTGGTCCCCGGATGCGTCATCTCCGCAGGCGAGGCCCTTGGCGCAGGCGAGAAGGACGTCCAGCAGGCGCTCTGGTGCGCCGCGGCCGTGGGCATGCTGCTCTCCCGCAACGCCAGCGTGGCCGGCGCCGAGGGCGGCTGCCAGGCAGAGGTGGGCTCGGCCGCGGCCATGGCGGCGGCAGCGCTCGCGCAGATGCTCGGCGGCACCCCCGAGCAGGCACTCAACGCCTCCTCCATTGCCTTGGGCAATCTGCTGGGCCTTGCGTGCGACCCCATCGGCGGCCTGGTGGAGGCGCCCTGTCAGAACCGAAACGCCATCGGTGTGGCCTGCGCGTTCACCGCGACGCAGCTCTCGCTCGCGGGCATCAAGGCGCCCGTCTCCTTTGACGAGGCCGCCGACGCCATGCTGCGCGTGGGCCGCATGCTCCCCCTCGAGCTGCGCGAGACCGCCCTCGGTGGCCTGGCCACCTGCCCCAGCGTCTGCTCCGCCTGCGGCGCTTGCGCGTAG
- a CDS encoding type II toxin-antitoxin system prevent-host-death family antitoxin: MAPATCVPMKELKNTAEFTDTVQNAAGPVLVTKNGREAFVALSVSGYEALCAEAARAKLYQAIDRAEADIAAGRVADAREVSAGLRAKYGL, from the coding sequence ATGGCGCCTGCTACCTGCGTGCCCATGAAGGAGCTCAAGAATACGGCGGAGTTCACGGACACCGTCCAGAATGCCGCCGGCCCGGTCCTGGTGACCAAGAATGGGCGAGAGGCGTTTGTCGCCCTCTCCGTGAGCGGCTACGAGGCCCTTTGCGCCGAGGCAGCTCGGGCCAAGCTCTACCAGGCCATCGACCGCGCCGAGGCGGATATCGCCGCCGGCAGGGTGGCCGATGCGCGCGAGGTCTCTGCAGGCCTGAGGGCCAAGTATGGCCTGTGA
- a CDS encoding ClpP family protease has protein sequence MSEAIYPLYQPQVLQETCEGICRLDVRDQMLANRELELCGPIDAESAAILIRSLLYLQRADAVAPIKMFINSPGGEVQSGLALYDVMQTLSCPVTTICLGMAASMAALVFVSGARREMLPHSRVMIHDPLIGGGLGGSALSVKARADDLMRIRDITGEVLARHTGMTLERVFELTAQDTYFEAEAAVEAGLADAVVASL, from the coding sequence ATGAGCGAAGCCATCTACCCCCTTTACCAGCCGCAGGTCCTGCAAGAGACCTGCGAGGGCATCTGCCGCCTCGACGTGCGTGACCAGATGCTTGCCAACCGCGAGCTGGAGCTCTGCGGCCCCATCGACGCCGAGTCGGCCGCCATCCTCATCAGGAGCCTGCTCTACCTGCAGCGCGCCGATGCCGTCGCTCCCATCAAGATGTTCATCAACAGCCCGGGCGGCGAGGTCCAGTCCGGCCTTGCGCTCTACGACGTCATGCAGACGCTCTCCTGCCCCGTCACCACCATCTGCCTGGGCATGGCCGCAAGCATGGCGGCCCTGGTCTTTGTCTCTGGCGCTCGGCGAGAAATGCTTCCGCACAGCCGCGTCATGATCCATGACCCGCTCATTGGCGGCGGCCTTGGCGGCAGCGCCCTTTCCGTCAAGGCCCGCGCCGACGACCTCATGCGCATCCGCGACATCACCGGAGAGGTGCTCGCCCGCCACACGGGCATGACGCTGGAGCGCGTCTTCGAGCTCACCGCGCAGGACACCTACTTCGAGGCGGAGGCGGCCGTGGAGGCCGGCCTGGCCGACGCGGTCGTCGCAAGCCTCTAG
- a CDS encoding type II toxin-antitoxin system RelE/ParE family toxin, with protein sequence MACEVVVTDEAKEDLDAAVLYLTESLGVPAAAGDLLDAFDGFVAKVEAFPLMYPTARESRLARLGYRKAALEGYLALYRVKGEKVYVAHVFHQSQDYARLV encoded by the coding sequence ATGGCCTGTGAGGTCGTGGTCACCGACGAGGCCAAGGAAGACCTCGATGCGGCCGTGCTGTATCTGACGGAGTCCCTGGGTGTCCCCGCGGCGGCGGGCGACCTGCTGGACGCCTTCGATGGCTTTGTGGCCAAGGTCGAGGCGTTTCCGCTGATGTATCCCACAGCCAGGGAGTCGCGGCTTGCCCGCTTGGGATATCGTAAGGCAGCGCTGGAGGGCTATCTTGCTCTGTACCGTGTCAAAGGCGAGAAGGTCTACGTGGCCCACGTCTTCCACCAGAGCCAGGACTACGCCAGGCTGGTGTAG
- the proC gene encoding pyrroline-5-carboxylate reductase, producing the protein MRIGFIGFGNMASAMADGWIAAGVDAGRMCACAGRFDALRERCEARGMTACSGAAEVVAASDLVVVAVKPHLIAEVVGPLAEGLSGKAVLSVAWGWDCAKWEELLPGAAHLSCVPNTPVSVNEGVIAVERASTMGAEIRVEVLDLLCKLGLVVELESRLLFVGGTVGGCSPAFVAMGIEALADAAVKHGIPRADAYRIVSQMMLGTAKLQLETGEHPAAMKDAVCSPGGATIRGVAELEASGLRAALIRAVDATL; encoded by the coding sequence ATGAGGATTGGCTTCATTGGCTTTGGCAACATGGCGAGCGCCATGGCGGACGGCTGGATTGCCGCGGGCGTGGACGCGGGGCGGATGTGCGCCTGCGCGGGGCGCTTTGACGCGCTGCGTGAGCGCTGCGAGGCGCGCGGCATGACGGCCTGCTCGGGTGCGGCGGAGGTCGTCGCGGCGTCTGACCTGGTGGTCGTTGCTGTGAAGCCGCACCTCATCGCCGAGGTCGTGGGGCCGCTGGCAGAGGGGCTCTCCGGCAAGGCCGTGCTCTCCGTTGCCTGGGGCTGGGACTGCGCCAAGTGGGAGGAGCTCCTGCCTGGTGCGGCGCACCTCTCCTGCGTGCCCAACACGCCGGTTTCCGTCAACGAGGGCGTCATCGCGGTGGAGCGCGCCTCAACGATGGGCGCGGAGATACGCGTCGAGGTGCTTGACCTGCTGTGCAAGCTTGGCCTGGTGGTGGAGCTTGAGAGCCGCCTGCTGTTTGTGGGCGGAACGGTGGGCGGCTGCTCTCCCGCGTTTGTCGCCATGGGCATCGAGGCCCTGGCCGACGCCGCCGTCAAGCATGGCATCCCGCGTGCGGACGCGTACAGAATCGTGAGCCAGATGATGCTTGGCACGGCAAAGCTGCAGCTAGAGACTGGTGAGCATCCTGCCGCCATGAAAGATGCGGTCTGCTCCCCAGGTGGCGCCACCATCCGCGGCGTGGCCGAGCTGGAGGCCTCCGGCCTGCGCGCCGCCCTCATCCGCGCCGTCGACGCCACGCTCTAG
- a CDS encoding EamA family transporter produces the protein MWVAFACGSAFFAGITAILAKCGIRETDSTVATAIRTIVVLAFAWVMVAAVGSAGQIASIAPMTWAFLGLSGLATGASWLCYFKALQLGDVNKVVPIDKSSTVLTMLLAFLLLGELLSWASVVAMVLILAGTLMMIERKPAAPSAGAPSKGGSWLVFAVLSAVFASLTAILGKVGIEGVESNLGTAVRTIVVLVMSWAMVAVTGKVGEVRSVPRRELLFICLSGLATGASWLCYYKALQDGLASVVVPIDKLSILVTIGFSRLVFGEKLTACSGAGLALIVAGTLLMVFVR, from the coding sequence ATGTGGGTTGCGTTTGCGTGCGGGTCGGCGTTCTTTGCGGGAATCACGGCCATCCTGGCCAAGTGCGGCATCCGCGAGACCGACTCGACGGTTGCCACCGCCATCAGGACCATCGTTGTCCTAGCGTTTGCCTGGGTCATGGTCGCGGCGGTGGGCTCGGCGGGGCAGATTGCCTCGATTGCGCCTATGACCTGGGCGTTCTTGGGCCTCTCCGGCCTGGCTACGGGTGCCTCGTGGCTGTGCTACTTCAAGGCGCTCCAGTTGGGAGACGTCAACAAGGTCGTGCCTATCGACAAGTCCAGCACCGTTCTCACCATGCTCCTTGCCTTCCTGCTGCTGGGCGAGCTTCTGAGCTGGGCAAGCGTCGTCGCCATGGTGCTTATCCTCGCCGGCACGCTGATGATGATCGAGCGCAAGCCGGCCGCGCCCTCGGCGGGCGCCCCGTCCAAGGGAGGCTCCTGGCTGGTGTTCGCCGTGCTCTCCGCGGTGTTTGCCAGCTTGACGGCCATCCTGGGCAAGGTGGGCATCGAGGGCGTGGAGTCCAACCTGGGCACGGCCGTCAGGACCATCGTGGTGCTGGTCATGTCCTGGGCCATGGTCGCCGTGACGGGCAAGGTGGGTGAGGTCCGCTCCGTTCCCCGCCGCGAGCTTCTCTTCATCTGCCTCTCCGGCCTGGCCACGGGCGCCTCGTGGCTCTGCTACTACAAGGCGCTGCAGGACGGCCTGGCCAGCGTCGTGGTGCCCATAGACAAGCTGAGCATCCTCGTGACCATTGGCTTTTCTCGTCTGGTATTTGGCGAGAAGCTCACGGCCTGCTCCGGCGCCGGCCTGGCGCTCATCGTTGCCGGCACGCTGCTCATGGTGTTCGTGAGGTAG